A single region of the Triticum dicoccoides isolate Atlit2015 ecotype Zavitan chromosome 2B, WEW_v2.0, whole genome shotgun sequence genome encodes:
- the LOC119368343 gene encoding uncharacterized protein LOC119368343, translating into MSHPLENEGAQFFQPMSGTLTEAKTSGPLTTAGTSKHEGEAGCHSITACQDSDGRKNSRDELATAEQDRDSKRQRSNGAPGEATLVMPGYCAVENLSAKPSGGEAAAL; encoded by the exons ATGAGCCATCCACTTGAAAATGAAG GTGCTCAATTCTTCCAACCCATGTCTGGTACCTTGACAGAAGCTAAAACCTCTGGGCCATTGACAACTGCAG GCACGAGTAAGCATGAGGGCGAAGCAGGTTGTCACAGCATTACTGCTTGCCAGGATTCAGATGGGAGAAAGAATTCAAGGGATGAACTTGCAACGGCTGAGCAAGACCGTGATTCAAAACGGCAACGGTCAAATGGGGCACCTGGTGAAGCAACACTG GTCATGCCAGGGTATTGTGCTGTGGAGAATTTGAGCGCCAAGCCGAGTGGTGGAGAGGCGGCCGCTCTATGA
- the LOC119365646 gene encoding probable prefoldin subunit 2 — translation MASRAGGDGKEPINEQVVANTYANMRTEMNQLYTKITELEMEVSEHSLVIGAIEPLDPTRRCYRMIGGVLVERTIREVLPAVHRNKEGLEEVVARMKEALERKKQEITEFELKYKIRIRKGDNSANEEGSMKEASAQGVLVGPAGQ, via the coding sequence ATGGCAAGCAGAGCAGGTGGCGACGGCAAAGAACCCATAAATGAGCAAGTAGTTGCAAATACCTATGCCAACATGCGCACTGAAATGAACCAGCTCTACACCAAGATCACAGAGCTGGAAATGGAAGTCAGTGAGCACTCCCTTGTGATTGGCGCAATAGAGCCCCTGGACCCCACAAGGCGTTGCTACAGGATGATTGGCGGGGTCTTGGTTGAGAGGACCATCAGGGAAGTCTTGCCCGCCGTGCACCGCAACAAGGAGGGCCTTGAAGAGGTCGTCGCTCGCATGAAGGAGGCTCTGGAGAGGAAAAAGCAAGAGATCACCGAGTTTGAGCTCAAGTACAAGATCAGGATCAGGAAGGGCGACAACAGCGCCAATGAAGAAGGCAGCATGAAGGAAGCCTCTGCCCAGGGTGTTCTTGTTGGCCCTGCAGGCCAGTAG